A genomic region of Arachis hypogaea cultivar Tifrunner chromosome 5, arahy.Tifrunner.gnm2.J5K5, whole genome shotgun sequence contains the following coding sequences:
- the LOC112803756 gene encoding alkane hydroxylase MAH1-like, whose amino-acid sequence MAMFFYAAIITIIASILYLVHHARRRRCKTPLSTDWPILGMLPQLLWNFFQIHDFLAHTINKQGGTAEFMGPWFTKMNYLVTRDPMNAHHILSKRFEDYVKGADFREVFAAFGDGIVAADSEKWKDMRSLFHSLFKHKSFEVLLEKTIQKKLQNSLLPILSNLCEETTVDLQDLFCRFTFDNISSLGLGFDPNSLSIEFPVVEAKKAFDEIQECILYRHGVPRSVWKLQEWLRIGEEKKMAKACRVFDNFLCTVIASKLEELSKTETNNNHRVDESVPHQFDSLLEAVTRDEARRDEKFLRDSAFNLFVAGKDTIASALTWFFWLVATHPLVEAKILEEIREVFGAHDEEQYKILSMVDAKKLVYLHGALCEVLRLFPPIPLERKQPIKADVLPSGHVVDSDTNIVFSFYAMGRCEEIWGKDCLEFKPERWISEKGGIIHVPSYKFISFNAGPRTCLGKDMSFIQMKMVISAILRHYCVHLVEDHPRVIPSLSIALLMKNGLKVKITKREKIHLHR is encoded by the coding sequence atGGCCATGTTTTTCTATGCAGCCATAATAACAATAATTGCATCAATCCTATACCTTGTTCATCACGCCAGAAGACGGCGTTGCAAAACTCCACTCTCCACCGATTGGCCAATCCTTGGCATGTTACCGCAACTTCTTTGGAACTTCTTCCAAATCCATGACTTCTTGGCGCACACCATCAACAAACAAGGTGGTACTGCGGAGTTCATGGGACCCTGGTTTACCAAAATGAACTATCTGGTAACCAGAGATCCCATGAATGCGCATCATATACTAAGCAAAAGGTTCGAAGATTATGTAAAAGGTGCCGATTTTCGCGAGGTTTTCGCTGCGTTTGGCGACGGTATTGTTGCCGCGGATTCAGAAAAATGGAAGGACATGAGGTCCTTGTTCCATTCTTTGTTCAAACACAAAAGCTTCGAGGTTTTGTTAGAGAAAACTATTCAGAAGAAACTTCAAAATAGCTTGCTTCCGATATTATCAAATCTTTGTGAAGAGACTACGGTGGACCTGCAAGATCTCTTTTGTAGATTCACATTTGATAATATAAGCtcgttagggttagggtttgatcCCAATTCCCTTTCAATTGAATTCCCTGTTGTTGAAGCTAAGAAGGCTTTCGACGAAATCCAAGAATGCATTCTTTACCGACATGGAGTGCCGAGAAGTGTTTGGAAGCTTCAAGAATGGCTTCGGATCGGCGAAGAGAAGAAGATGGCGAAAGCATGCAGAGTTTTTGACAATTTTCTATGCACTGTTATAGCATCTAAGCTTGAAGAACTAAGCAAAACAGAAACTAATAATAATCATCGAGTTGATGAAAGTGTTCCTCATCAATTTGATAGCTTGCTTGAGGCGGTTACAAGAGACGAAGCGCGACGCGACGAAAAGTTCTTAAGAGATTCAGCATTCAATCTTTTTGTAGCTGGAAAAGATACAATTGCTTCGGCTCTTACCTGGTTCTTTTGGCTCGTTGCTACGCATCCGTTAGTGGAAGCTAAGATTCTTGAAGAAATTCGAGAAGTTTTTGGCGCTCATGACGAAGAACAGTACAAAATTTTAAGCATGGTGGATGCAAAGAAGCTAGTTTATCTCCACGGCGCTTTGTGTGAAGTTTTAAGACTTTTTCCTCCAATACCTCTGGAGCGCAAGCAGCCTATCAAAGCTGATGTGCTTCCAAGTGGACATGTTGTGGATTCGGATACAAATATTGTATTTTCTTTCTACGCAATGGGGAGATGTGAAGAAATTTGGGGGAAGGATTGCTTGGAGTTCAAGCCAGAGAGATGGATATCTGAAAAAGGAGGAATAATTCATGTGCCTTCTTACAAGTTCATTAGTTTTAATGCAGGACCAAGGACTTGTTTGGGTAAGGATATGTCTTTCATTCAAATGAAGATGGTTATATCTGCTATTTTGCGCCACTATTGTGTACATTTGGTGGAGGATCATCCTCGAGTTATTCCAAGCCTTTCAATTGCGCTTCTAATGAAGAATGGTTTGAAGGTTAAgataacaaaaagagaaaagattcaTTTACATAGATAG